Proteins encoded in a region of the Anoxybacillus amylolyticus genome:
- a CDS encoding YkvS family protein, whose product MEKAEVGNIIEFKNGLRGVVEKVNENSVIVDLTYMENYKELDLQERTVVNHKNYKIIK is encoded by the coding sequence ATGGAAAAAGCAGAAGTGGGCAACATTATTGAGTTTAAAAACGGATTGCGTGGTGTTGTGGAGAAAGTGAACGAAAACTCCGTCATCGTAGATTTAACATATATGGAAAACTACAAGGAGTTAGATTTGCAAGAACGAACGGTCGTTAACCATAAAAATTATAAAATTATTAAGTAA
- a CDS encoding sigma-70 family RNA polymerase sigma factor codes for MKFEQVVEAYKPMIVSIMKKLHLTNEWDEYYQIGLIALWEASQQFDPEKGSFSSFAYKKMYWAMVSHLRKQLRTKECALTDEMMHMLPAMMPNEDRIVVEDMLNELTERQRKWVVGYVIEQKSLKTIAEEEGVPIGTIKQWRISALKKLRNSYASPSERLGGN; via the coding sequence GTGAAGTTTGAACAAGTAGTGGAAGCGTACAAACCGATGATTGTAAGTATAATGAAAAAGTTACATCTAACGAACGAATGGGATGAATACTACCAAATTGGGCTCATTGCGTTATGGGAAGCTTCGCAGCAATTCGATCCGGAAAAGGGGAGTTTTTCTTCATTTGCGTATAAAAAAATGTACTGGGCGATGGTGTCACACCTACGAAAACAATTACGGACAAAGGAATGTGCGCTGACAGATGAGATGATGCATATGCTTCCAGCGATGATGCCGAATGAAGATCGGATAGTGGTGGAAGACATGCTAAATGAATTAACCGAACGGCAACGGAAATGGGTAGTTGGCTATGTAATCGAACAGAAATCGCTCAAAACAATTGCCGAAGAAGAAGGTGTTCCGATTGGAACGATAAAACAGTGGCGCATTTCGGCGTTAAAAAAGCTGCGAAACAGCTACGCTAGCCCCTCCGAACGCCTCGGAGGAAACTAG
- a CDS encoding YueH family protein, translated as MKIRKANVLDERKTTNVYIYENKKEEYIVIAVPDLEWSYTVCYEEETEALRTKLLTSLRKIITEEQATPFVDKLLYWVREM; from the coding sequence GTGAAAATAAGGAAGGCGAACGTGTTAGACGAGCGGAAAACAACAAATGTATATATTTACGAAAATAAAAAAGAAGAATATATCGTGATTGCTGTTCCGGACTTAGAGTGGTCGTACACTGTCTGCTATGAAGAAGAAACGGAAGCATTGCGGACGAAATTATTGACATCGCTTCGGAAGATAATAACGGAAGAGCAGGCAACGCCATTTGTGGACAAGTTGTTATATTGGGTCCGTGAAATGTAA
- a CDS encoding ATP-binding protein, with translation MFKKQKAVVVYLLFSVCWIVVTDLWLQMFQIDDYTQIMISIGKGGLFVLLSAVFLYRMMEKSEQLRKTVEDEQQLSALINSMPDFVCFKDREGRWLRVNDFGRKLYHLENVDYYGKTDLDLGEMVPFFKEAFAYCIKTDEETWQKGTMTRAQESFMVPSGEMKTFDVIKVPLFDENGERKGLLTIGRDITQQKVAEELLLKKEKLSVLGELAAGIAHEIRNPLTSIKGFMQMMKQTREAKEVYIDIVLDELERINHIVSELLVLAKPQNHCYKPFPLSSALDYVVQLITHEALLNDVDISMKNDAPNAVIYGEKNQMIQVFINIVKNAIEAMPKGGRLALRTWQEGDNVHVTIADTGVGISKERLEKIGEPFFTLKEKGMGLGLTTSTKIIHEHKGTIKIDSEVGKGTIVHVSLPIYKEASRK, from the coding sequence GTGTTCAAAAAGCAGAAAGCGGTCGTTGTGTATCTTTTATTTAGCGTATGCTGGATTGTGGTGACAGATTTATGGTTGCAAATGTTTCAGATAGATGATTATACACAAATAATGATCAGCATCGGAAAAGGAGGGCTGTTTGTCTTATTATCTGCTGTTTTTCTTTATCGAATGATGGAAAAAAGCGAACAGCTGAGAAAAACAGTAGAAGATGAACAACAGCTATCGGCGCTCATTAATTCAATGCCTGATTTCGTTTGTTTTAAAGACAGGGAAGGCCGTTGGTTGCGCGTTAATGACTTTGGAAGGAAACTGTATCATCTTGAAAATGTTGATTATTATGGAAAAACGGATCTTGATCTCGGAGAAATGGTCCCGTTTTTTAAAGAAGCGTTCGCCTATTGTATAAAAACGGACGAGGAAACATGGCAAAAAGGGACGATGACGCGTGCGCAAGAATCGTTTATGGTGCCGAGCGGGGAAATGAAAACGTTCGATGTCATTAAAGTCCCTCTATTTGACGAAAATGGGGAGCGAAAAGGATTGTTAACAATCGGGCGGGATATTACACAACAAAAAGTTGCAGAAGAACTGTTGTTGAAAAAAGAAAAATTGTCGGTGCTTGGGGAATTGGCGGCCGGCATCGCCCATGAAATACGCAATCCACTTACATCCATTAAAGGCTTTATGCAAATGATGAAACAAACACGAGAAGCGAAAGAAGTGTATATCGATATCGTGTTAGATGAATTAGAGCGAATAAACCATATTGTTAGTGAATTGCTTGTTCTTGCAAAGCCACAAAATCATTGCTATAAGCCGTTTCCGCTCAGCAGTGCCCTTGACTACGTTGTTCAGTTAATTACTCATGAAGCGTTGTTAAACGATGTGGACATTTCCATGAAAAACGATGCTCCTAACGCTGTTATTTATGGAGAAAAAAATCAAATGATTCAAGTGTTCATTAATATTGTAAAAAACGCCATTGAAGCAATGCCAAAAGGTGGAAGGTTAGCGCTGCGAACTTGGCAAGAAGGCGATAACGTGCATGTAACGATCGCTGATACTGGAGTAGGTATTTCGAAAGAGCGCCTAGAAAAAATTGGAGAACCGTTTTTTACGTTAAAAGAAAAAGGGATGGGACTTGGGTTAACGACAAGTACAAAAATTATTCATGAACATAAGGGAACGATAAAAATTGATAGCGAAGTCGGAAAAGGAACGATAGTGCACGTATCGTTGCCGATATATAAAGAGGCGAGCCGAAAGTAG
- a CDS encoding nitroreductase family protein — MVTSTITTKDFLTVVNERQSIRKYNPDVIISKEELAEIIEIAGKAPSAWNLQHWHFLVIHGKEAQQRLLPIAYNQQQIVDASAVIAILGDLEANQNTDAVYDQLVQMGAITKEVKETLAQQIETAYKNKQYARDAALSNASLAAMQLMLAATAKGWSTCPIGGFDAEKFVAEFQIPSRYIPVMLITIGKSSAPAHRSTRLPVEATTTWVVE, encoded by the coding sequence ATGGTAACCTCAACAATAACAACAAAAGATTTTTTAACGGTAGTAAACGAGCGACAATCCATTCGCAAATACAATCCGGACGTTATAATCAGCAAAGAGGAATTGGCAGAAATCATTGAAATTGCAGGGAAAGCACCTTCTGCGTGGAATTTGCAACATTGGCATTTTTTGGTCATCCATGGAAAAGAAGCGCAGCAACGGCTTCTTCCTATCGCATACAACCAACAGCAAATTGTCGACGCTTCTGCTGTCATCGCCATTTTAGGAGATTTGGAAGCAAACCAGAACACCGACGCAGTATATGACCAGCTTGTGCAAATGGGGGCAATCACAAAAGAAGTGAAAGAAACGTTAGCGCAACAAATCGAAACAGCGTATAAAAACAAACAATATGCTCGCGATGCAGCATTGAGCAACGCTTCCCTCGCAGCGATGCAACTTATGCTTGCCGCAACTGCGAAAGGATGGAGCACATGCCCAATTGGTGGCTTCGATGCAGAAAAATTCGTAGCAGAATTTCAAATACCGAGCCGCTACATCCCCGTCATGCTCATTACGATTGGAAAAAGCAGCGCTCCAGCTCATCGCTCGACTCGCCTTCCAGTCGAAGCAACGACGACATGGGTCGTTGAATAA
- a CDS encoding DUF1659 domain-containing protein: protein MAQSLIQQSQLRLVFEVGTDEAGKPMYRRKSFNNMKVTATPEQLLAVSQALASLQTYPLAQIERSDMHFITN from the coding sequence ATGGCACAATCACTCATTCAGCAATCACAATTGCGGCTCGTTTTTGAAGTAGGCACAGACGAAGCAGGGAAGCCAATGTACCGTCGCAAAAGCTTTAATAACATGAAGGTAACAGCAACGCCAGAGCAGCTGCTTGCGGTTTCACAAGCTCTTGCTTCATTGCAGACTTATCCACTTGCACAAATTGAGCGAAGTGATATGCATTTCATTACAAACTAA
- a CDS encoding DUF2922 domain-containing protein translates to MEKTLELQFLNLQGKPVRIVIENPIDPVNAKQVSAVMDTIIAANIFTSSGGDLVTKQGARLLQRDVTEVALT, encoded by the coding sequence ATGGAGAAAACGCTAGAACTACAATTTTTGAACCTGCAAGGGAAACCGGTTCGTATCGTTATTGAGAACCCAATCGATCCGGTCAACGCAAAGCAAGTATCTGCCGTAATGGACACTATTATTGCCGCCAACATTTTCACATCAAGCGGTGGAGATTTAGTCACAAAGCAAGGGGCGCGGTTGTTGCAACGCGACGTGACCGAAGTTGCATTAACATAA
- a CDS encoding YvrJ family protein, which produces METYLSFISDVGFPIVVTFYLLYRIEAKLDGVIDSIQRLPQQLFEQLKQTE; this is translated from the coding sequence GTGGAAACGTATCTTTCATTTATTTCTGACGTCGGTTTTCCGATTGTTGTCACATTTTATTTATTGTATCGAATTGAAGCAAAGTTAGATGGGGTGATTGATTCGATTCAACGTTTACCGCAACAGTTGTTTGAACAGTTGAAGCAAACAGAGTAG
- a CDS encoding EAL domain-containing protein produces MEQNQFVQKLLADEQLLFTVMEQLFDIIFFMKVEAESRFRYVHVSPKALDLAGLTEEDIGKCIDDIYPKMIADHLNSQYRKVVETKSIVTYRDQMNIAGEYRVGESTLLPIFDRQGEVLYVLSFTRDITETVKREEQFTEIHQLFHLLFAHSHDALVMFDLTGRILQVNKEIERLLGWEKEKICSQNIFRIFPEYRSKFEQSLMQLSKGESLTSVWMSLPHQTGAKVYVSANVMPVFDQNGRVVAGLAMLRDFTDLVTVKERLRQSEELYRKVVEFLPDMIVIQVDGDITYINSAGLRMIKAKQLYEVEGKPLHFFLQQIDHQEWVLTALDGSRKEVNVREMTIPYYTHEAKFLVIRDVSEQKSIEKEMEYMAQYDVLTGLYNRQYLREKLNELLLNYTGLAVLLIDIHRFKFINDFLGHANGDELLRQVARRLKGIESERTMLARVSDDEFVVACIYEQEQELKTLLEKLDRLLQEPYFIAGEKLNITTNIGISYACDANLSVETLLSNADKAVYYSKMNGTNRIVEYEAHMQDIFVKKIRLENDLQIAIEKEELSLHYQPKVNISLGTISLEALVRWNHPQFGMISPAEFIPIAEETNMIHDIGRWVLRQACRDLKKLQQAGFYDIKMAVNLSARQFLDKQLESVVSNIFTKEQTSPSFFVFEITETAIMKEPAEVVPVLQKLKQRGITIAIDDFGVSYSSLNYLNRFPIDAVKIDRSFIRNISDNQKGEEIVRAIISLAHQLHLFVTAEGVETEEQVRFLLEKGCEEMQGYYFSRPVPLEQLPSVLENVQSLIGRWRNK; encoded by the coding sequence ATGGAACAAAATCAGTTTGTACAAAAACTATTAGCGGATGAACAATTGCTATTTACTGTTATGGAGCAATTATTTGATATTATTTTTTTCATGAAAGTAGAAGCGGAATCGCGGTTTCGCTATGTTCATGTCAGTCCGAAGGCACTTGATTTAGCAGGTCTAACAGAAGAAGATATAGGGAAATGCATTGATGATATTTATCCGAAAATGATAGCAGACCATTTAAATTCCCAGTACCGTAAAGTAGTGGAAACGAAATCGATTGTGACGTACCGCGATCAAATGAACATTGCCGGTGAATATCGCGTCGGCGAATCGACCTTACTCCCAATTTTCGATCGACAAGGGGAGGTGCTATATGTCCTTTCGTTTACGCGAGATATTACAGAGACGGTAAAACGCGAAGAGCAGTTTACAGAAATTCATCAACTGTTTCACTTATTGTTTGCTCATTCGCATGATGCGTTAGTTATGTTTGATTTAACGGGGCGGATTTTGCAAGTAAACAAAGAAATTGAGCGGCTGTTAGGTTGGGAGAAAGAGAAAATTTGCTCGCAAAATATTTTTCGAATTTTTCCGGAATATCGTTCGAAGTTTGAACAAAGTTTAATGCAGCTTAGCAAAGGGGAAAGTTTAACATCAGTATGGATGTCGCTACCACACCAAACTGGTGCAAAAGTGTATGTTTCGGCGAACGTGATGCCCGTTTTTGACCAAAACGGTCGCGTTGTCGCTGGGTTAGCGATGCTAAGAGATTTCACCGATTTAGTCACTGTGAAAGAACGTCTCCGCCAAAGCGAAGAACTGTATCGAAAAGTAGTTGAATTTCTCCCTGATATGATCGTCATTCAAGTCGATGGCGATATTACGTATATAAATTCAGCTGGGCTTCGCATGATCAAAGCGAAACAACTATATGAAGTAGAAGGAAAACCATTACATTTCTTTTTGCAACAAATCGACCATCAAGAATGGGTGTTAACAGCGCTCGACGGAAGTCGGAAAGAAGTGAATGTACGAGAAATGACGATTCCGTATTATACCCATGAAGCGAAATTTCTCGTCATTCGCGACGTTTCCGAGCAAAAAAGCATCGAGAAAGAAATGGAATATATGGCGCAATATGATGTATTGACAGGTCTTTACAACCGACAATATTTACGAGAAAAATTGAATGAGTTGCTGTTAAATTATACAGGGTTAGCTGTGTTGCTTATCGATATTCACCGGTTTAAATTTATTAACGACTTCCTCGGCCATGCAAACGGTGATGAATTGTTGCGCCAAGTAGCAAGGCGGTTAAAAGGGATTGAGTCGGAGCGGACGATGTTAGCGCGAGTGAGCGATGACGAGTTTGTTGTTGCATGTATTTATGAGCAAGAACAAGAACTGAAAACATTGCTAGAAAAATTAGACCGACTGCTACAAGAACCCTATTTTATTGCTGGGGAAAAGCTGAACATTACGACAAATATCGGAATAAGTTATGCATGTGATGCAAATTTGTCTGTGGAAACGTTATTAAGCAATGCCGATAAAGCCGTGTATTATTCGAAAATGAATGGGACAAATCGTATCGTAGAATACGAAGCACATATGCAAGATATTTTTGTAAAAAAAATTCGCTTAGAAAATGATTTGCAAATAGCGATTGAAAAAGAAGAACTGTCGCTTCACTATCAACCGAAAGTAAATATTTCTTTAGGAACAATTAGCCTTGAAGCGCTTGTTCGATGGAACCATCCGCAGTTTGGGATGATTAGCCCAGCGGAGTTTATTCCAATTGCGGAAGAAACAAATATGATTCATGATATCGGTCGATGGGTGTTGAGGCAAGCGTGCCGCGATTTGAAAAAGTTGCAGCAGGCTGGTTTTTACGATATAAAAATGGCAGTGAATCTATCCGCAAGGCAATTTTTGGACAAACAGCTTGAAAGTGTCGTGTCGAATATTTTTACAAAAGAGCAAACAAGTCCGTCTTTTTTCGTGTTTGAAATTACGGAAACTGCGATTATGAAAGAGCCAGCGGAAGTAGTGCCCGTTTTGCAAAAGTTGAAGCAACGGGGCATTACCATTGCCATTGATGATTTTGGCGTTAGCTATTCGTCGCTTAATTATTTGAATCGCTTTCCGATTGATGCAGTGAAAATTGATCGGTCGTTCATTCGCAATATTAGCGACAATCAAAAAGGCGAAGAAATTGTCCGGGCGATTATTTCTCTTGCCCATCAACTGCATTTATTTGTCACTGCAGAAGGGGTGGAAACAGAGGAACAAGTTCGTTTTCTTTTAGAAAAAGGCTGCGAAGAAATGCAAGGATATTACTTCAGCCGTCCAGTACCGTTGGAACAATTACCAAGTGTATTGGAAAATGTGCAGTCACTCATTGGGAGATGGAGAAACAAGTAA
- a CDS encoding cation:proton antiporter, with the protein MFILQLAAILFASKIAGDISVRLGQPAVLGKLLIGIVLGPTVLGIVNDTEILKEVSQIGVILLMFIAGLETDMNEFKRTGKAATFVGVLGIVVPLSVGYVAGTVIGLTHIQAVFLGLLLSATSVSISVQVLKEMNQLQSKEGSTILGAAVIDDIVVIVSLAFLMSVAGSDVALGTVILKKVVFFALAIFVAWKLIPVVLRLFAPLRVDEAIISAGLIICFSFAYFAEATGVASIIGAYIAGLGVSFTDYKKEISHKVETISYSIFVPVFFTSIGVAVELSGVGRHLWLIATLSMLAILTKLVGASFGAKLAGVPWRPALAIGAGMVSRGEVALIIAGIGLEAKLLTADLFSSIVVVVLVTTLVTPPLLKMLFKEEVVKRIA; encoded by the coding sequence ATGTTTATTTTACAACTGGCTGCAATTTTATTTGCGTCGAAAATTGCTGGAGATATAAGTGTTCGGCTCGGACAGCCGGCGGTATTAGGAAAATTATTAATTGGCATTGTGCTTGGTCCGACGGTTCTTGGGATCGTTAACGATACAGAAATTTTAAAAGAAGTGAGCCAAATCGGAGTTATTTTATTAATGTTTATTGCTGGGTTAGAAACGGATATGAATGAGTTTAAACGGACGGGGAAAGCGGCGACGTTTGTCGGTGTGCTCGGCATTGTTGTGCCGTTATCGGTAGGATATGTTGCCGGGACGGTAATCGGGTTAACACATATCCAAGCGGTTTTTCTTGGTCTTTTATTGTCTGCGACAAGCGTTAGCATTTCTGTTCAAGTGTTAAAGGAAATGAATCAATTGCAGTCAAAAGAAGGTTCGACTATTTTAGGGGCAGCTGTGATCGATGATATTGTTGTCATCGTTAGTTTAGCTTTTTTAATGAGTGTTGCAGGAAGTGATGTCGCGCTAGGAACGGTCATTTTGAAAAAAGTTGTCTTTTTTGCATTAGCAATTTTCGTTGCGTGGAAATTAATTCCTGTTGTATTACGTTTGTTTGCTCCGCTACGTGTGGATGAGGCAATTATTTCCGCTGGTTTAATTATTTGTTTTTCATTTGCATATTTTGCCGAGGCAACAGGGGTTGCCTCGATTATTGGAGCGTATATCGCTGGGCTAGGCGTTAGTTTTACGGATTATAAAAAAGAAATTTCTCATAAAGTAGAAACGATTAGCTACTCTATTTTTGTTCCGGTCTTTTTCACGTCCATTGGGGTTGCTGTTGAACTTTCGGGAGTTGGACGGCATTTGTGGCTCATCGCTACATTAAGCATGCTGGCTATTTTAACGAAACTTGTTGGCGCTTCGTTCGGCGCAAAGCTAGCAGGGGTTCCGTGGAGACCTGCACTTGCTATTGGAGCAGGCATGGTTTCTCGTGGGGAAGTAGCACTCATTATTGCAGGGATTGGCTTAGAGGCGAAGTTGTTAACTGCCGATTTATTTTCCTCTATTGTTGTCGTTGTGCTTGTCACGACGCTTGTTACTCCACCGTTGTTAAAAATGCTGTTTAAAGAAGAAGTTGTTAAGCGAATTGCTTGA